A portion of the Vicinamibacterales bacterium genome contains these proteins:
- a CDS encoding bifunctional rhamnulose-1-phosphate aldolase/short-chain dehydrogenase, which produces MAISGETTRLQNLWDDRAAAALESNPLELLRYRSNLLGEDLRITNFGGGNTSSKFELEDPLTGERRRVLAVKGSGGDLRSISASGFAVLYLDKLEALIARYRGEAHEDEMVAFYPLCAFGENRVAASIDTPLHAFLPFPHVDHLHPDWAIALAASANGAARLEEFNRHYGRNIVWVPWQRPGFELALMLKKAVEEHPGCDGIILGGHGLFTWGTTQRECYVNSIRTIDQMGEFLDAHERRANRPRFGGAAVTHAVADRESTIAEIFPYLRGAVSSNRRVIGHFDASDEAVAFANSAWAAELCELGTSCPDHFLRTRISPMFIAWNPAKEDVARLRERIDERIVRYRDDYRKYYQAFAEPTSPALRDSNPSVVVIPGLGLFGFGKDKREARITTEFFVNAIHVMQGANALEGESAPRTLPQVRRPEQANEFRTFHNYVALPRLEAFRIEYWALEEAKLQRMPPEKEFSRKVVVVVGGGSGIGREVALQIARRGGHVVVADANAAAAADVAREAAALSSKEMVQSAALDLTARDTIAAAARAAVLQFGGFDVVINTAAIYPTPDPSVPAETVWSRTLSINVTSNFVLAQEAAKVLRAQKLPASIVLTGSANAVVPKAGSEAYDVSKAAINHLIRELAIGLGPDIRVNGIAPATVIAGSAMFPRDRVIVALKKYSLPYKDSDSDEELRNTLARFYAQRTITKRPILPIDNANAICWLAGDQSAKTTGHVIPVDGGLPEAFLR; this is translated from the coding sequence GTGGCCATATCTGGGGAAACCACCCGCCTGCAGAACCTCTGGGACGATCGCGCCGCCGCGGCGCTCGAGTCGAACCCGCTGGAGCTGCTGCGCTACCGCTCGAACCTGCTCGGGGAAGACCTGCGGATCACCAACTTCGGCGGCGGCAACACCAGCTCGAAGTTCGAGCTGGAGGATCCGCTCACCGGCGAGCGGCGCCGCGTCCTGGCCGTGAAGGGCAGCGGCGGGGACCTGCGATCGATCAGCGCGTCGGGGTTCGCGGTGCTGTATCTCGACAAGCTCGAAGCGCTCATCGCGCGCTATCGGGGCGAGGCGCACGAGGACGAGATGGTCGCGTTCTATCCGCTCTGCGCGTTCGGCGAGAACCGCGTCGCCGCGTCGATCGATACGCCGCTGCACGCGTTCCTGCCGTTCCCGCACGTCGATCATCTCCATCCCGACTGGGCGATCGCGCTGGCCGCGAGCGCCAACGGCGCCGCCAGGCTCGAGGAGTTCAACCGGCACTACGGGCGCAACATCGTCTGGGTGCCGTGGCAGCGTCCCGGCTTCGAGCTGGCGCTGATGCTGAAGAAGGCGGTCGAGGAACACCCCGGCTGCGACGGCATCATCCTCGGCGGCCACGGGCTGTTCACCTGGGGCACGACGCAGCGGGAGTGCTACGTGAACAGCATCCGCACCATCGATCAGATGGGGGAGTTCCTCGACGCGCACGAGCGCCGGGCCAACCGTCCGCGCTTCGGCGGCGCGGCGGTGACGCACGCGGTTGCCGACCGCGAGTCGACGATCGCCGAGATCTTTCCGTACCTCCGCGGCGCCGTCTCGTCGAACCGGCGGGTGATCGGGCATTTCGATGCGTCGGACGAGGCGGTGGCGTTCGCCAACTCGGCGTGGGCCGCGGAGCTGTGCGAGCTGGGGACGAGCTGCCCCGACCACTTCCTGCGCACGCGCATCTCGCCGATGTTCATCGCCTGGAACCCGGCGAAAGAGGACGTGGCCCGGCTGCGCGAGCGCATCGACGAGCGCATCGTCCGCTACCGCGACGACTACAGGAAGTATTACCAGGCGTTCGCCGAGCCGACTTCGCCGGCGCTGCGCGACAGCAATCCGTCGGTGGTCGTCATTCCGGGGCTGGGGCTCTTCGGCTTCGGCAAGGACAAGCGCGAGGCGCGGATCACGACGGAGTTCTTCGTCAACGCCATCCACGTCATGCAGGGGGCCAACGCGCTCGAAGGGGAGTCGGCTCCCAGGACTTTGCCGCAGGTGCGTCGTCCCGAGCAGGCGAACGAGTTCCGGACGTTCCACAACTACGTCGCGCTGCCCCGACTCGAGGCGTTCCGCATCGAGTACTGGGCGCTCGAGGAAGCCAAGCTGCAGCGGATGCCGCCGGAGAAGGAGTTCAGCCGCAAGGTCGTGGTGGTCGTCGGCGGCGGCAGCGGCATCGGCCGCGAGGTCGCGCTGCAGATCGCCCGGCGCGGCGGACACGTCGTGGTGGCGGACGCCAACGCGGCCGCGGCGGCGGATGTGGCCCGGGAAGCGGCGGCGCTGTCGTCGAAGGAGATGGTGCAGTCGGCGGCGCTCGATCTCACGGCGCGCGACACGATTGCGGCCGCGGCGCGCGCCGCCGTGCTGCAGTTCGGCGGCTTCGACGTGGTCATCAACACCGCGGCGATCTACCCGACGCCCGATCCGTCCGTGCCCGCCGAAACGGTGTGGAGCCGGACGCTGTCGATCAACGTGACGTCGAACTTCGTCCTCGCGCAGGAAGCGGCGAAGGTGCTCAGGGCGCAGAAGCTGCCGGCGTCGATCGTGCTCACGGGATCCGCCAACGCGGTGGTGCCGAAGGCCGGCAGCGAGGCGTACGACGTCAGCAAGGCGGCCATCAACCATCTGATCCGCGAGCTGGCGATCGGCCTGGGCCCCGACATTCGCGTCAACGGCATTGCGCCGGCCACGGTGATCGCCGGCTCCGCCATGTTCCCGCGCGACCGCGTCATCGTCGCGCTGAAGAAGTACAGCCTGCCCTACAAGGACTCGGACTCGGACGAGGAGCTGCGCAACACGCTCGCCCGGTTCTACGCCCAGCGCACCATCACCAAGCGCCCGATCCTCCCGATCGACAACGCCAACGCCATCTGCTGGCTGGCCGGCGATCAGAGCGCAAAGACCACGGGACACGTCATTCCGGTCGACGGGGGACTGCCCGAAGCCTTTCTTCGCTAG
- a CDS encoding rhamnulokinase family protein, with product MRANYLAFDLGAESGRAMSGRLRSGILDLVELCRFPNEPVRVDGSLYWDAPRLWLHVQRALGEVPARPRVDSIGVDTWGCDYGLLGENGELLGNPFHYRDARTDGVMEDVFTRVPRAQIYDVTGIQFLPFNTLYQLVAAARLTPRLLDAAIQFGTIPDILNYWLTGELRAEYTNATTTQMVEARSRTWAFDLLRQLDVPARLLPPLVEPGTILGPLQRSLSAALEGTPVVAPACHDTGSAVASVPAHGRRAFLSSGTWSLLGTEVPRPIITPRALDANFTNEGGVCGTTRVLKNISGLWLLQGCRRDWADDGRHFEYAELVAAAADYRPPFRSLFDPDDPAFLHPERMTRAIAAYCRRTAQPEPDGPAACTRAIFESLAFKYRVVLDTLEGLTGSPITELQIVGGGSRNRLLNQFTADATGRTVIAGPVEATALGNIAMQMLATGAVSTLAEARGIIEHSFPVERFAPAAADCWNAEYRRFQNYVELTCV from the coding sequence ATGAGAGCCAACTATCTCGCCTTCGATCTCGGTGCGGAAAGCGGGCGCGCGATGTCGGGGCGGCTGCGCTCGGGCATCCTCGACCTGGTCGAATTGTGCCGGTTTCCCAACGAGCCGGTACGGGTCGACGGATCGTTGTACTGGGACGCGCCGCGGTTGTGGCTGCACGTGCAGCGCGCGCTCGGGGAGGTGCCGGCGCGCCCGCGCGTCGACAGCATCGGCGTGGACACCTGGGGCTGCGACTACGGCCTGCTCGGCGAGAACGGCGAGCTGCTCGGCAACCCGTTTCACTATCGCGATGCGCGGACGGACGGCGTCATGGAGGACGTCTTCACGCGCGTGCCGCGCGCGCAGATCTACGACGTCACCGGCATCCAGTTCCTGCCGTTCAACACGCTGTATCAGCTCGTCGCCGCCGCGCGCCTGACCCCGCGCCTGCTGGACGCGGCAATCCAGTTCGGCACCATCCCCGACATCCTCAATTACTGGCTGACCGGCGAGCTGCGCGCCGAGTACACCAACGCGACGACGACGCAGATGGTGGAGGCGCGGTCGCGGACCTGGGCCTTCGACCTGCTGCGTCAGCTCGACGTCCCGGCGCGGCTGCTGCCGCCGCTCGTCGAGCCGGGCACGATCCTCGGGCCGCTGCAGCGATCGCTGAGCGCCGCGCTCGAGGGCACGCCGGTGGTCGCGCCGGCCTGCCACGACACCGGGTCGGCGGTGGCGTCGGTCCCGGCGCACGGCCGGCGCGCGTTCCTCAGCTCCGGCACCTGGTCGCTGCTCGGCACGGAAGTGCCGCGGCCGATCATCACCCCCCGCGCGCTCGACGCCAACTTCACCAACGAAGGGGGCGTGTGCGGGACGACGCGCGTCCTGAAGAACATCAGCGGCCTGTGGCTGCTGCAGGGATGCCGCCGCGACTGGGCGGACGACGGGCGGCACTTCGAATACGCCGAGCTCGTCGCCGCGGCGGCCGACTACCGGCCGCCGTTCCGATCGCTGTTCGATCCCGACGATCCCGCGTTCCTGCACCCGGAGCGCATGACGCGCGCGATCGCGGCGTACTGCCGCCGTACCGCGCAGCCCGAGCCGGACGGCCCCGCCGCCTGCACGCGTGCGATCTTCGAGAGCCTGGCGTTCAAGTACCGCGTGGTGCTCGACACGCTCGAGGGGCTCACCGGATCGCCGATCACCGAGCTGCAGATCGTCGGCGGCGGGTCGCGCAACCGGCTGCTGAACCAGTTCACCGCCGACGCGACCGGCCGCACGGTGATCGCCGGCCCGGTGGAAGCGACCGCGCTCGGCAACATCGCGATGCAGATGCTCGCCACCGGCGCGGTCTCGACGCTGGCCGAAGCGCGTGGCATCATCGAACATTCCTTCCCCGTCGAGCGGTTCGCACCCGCCGCGGCGGATTGCTGGAACGCCGAGTACCGGCGCTTCCAGAATTACGTGGAGCTGACCTGTGTCTGA
- a CDS encoding VCBS repeat-containing protein — protein MLHRPLIVALALAVPLPAQVPRSPDIRFQVQMIDPGASETAAVADLNRDGRLDIVSGEFWYEAPSWRPHRFRELGFRQQYIDAFSDLCVDVDGDSYPDVVTVSWFARKVAWWRNPADRAPRRGPGQARGTARRDPEDRRDGAAWKETVIHEGFNVEFAVLADVDNDGKANEIVAQENGTGQAWYEVRNGAWVAHVVSDRTYGHGIGAGDVNKDGRNDILTPRGWLEAPADPRAGRWPFHPDWETINTPVTAPANPAPAAAPNSPPRILELGFMHVADVNGDGRNDVIAAAGHDFGVYWFEQPAADGVWRRRTIDNAWSQGHASTLADLNGDGRADLVTGKRFMAHNGADPGERDPLGVYWYEFGPAPNGAAEWMRHVADYGGRVGGGMQLPVVDIDGDGDRDIICPGKSGLFLLRNQSPRFTSRNPAAPVPKQRAAAAGRGGARTAGPSFRTVKHRDS, from the coding sequence ATGCTTCACCGGCCTCTGATCGTCGCGCTCGCGCTCGCCGTCCCCCTGCCGGCACAGGTGCCGCGATCGCCTGACATCCGCTTCCAGGTGCAGATGATCGATCCCGGCGCGAGCGAGACGGCGGCGGTCGCCGACCTCAACCGCGACGGCCGGCTCGACATCGTCTCGGGCGAGTTCTGGTACGAAGCTCCGTCCTGGAGGCCGCACCGGTTCCGCGAGCTCGGGTTCCGTCAGCAGTACATCGACGCGTTCAGCGATCTGTGCGTCGACGTCGACGGCGACAGCTATCCCGACGTCGTCACCGTGTCGTGGTTCGCGCGCAAGGTGGCCTGGTGGAGGAACCCGGCCGATCGGGCGCCGCGGCGCGGCCCTGGGCAGGCGCGCGGAACGGCGCGCCGGGACCCCGAGGATCGCCGCGACGGCGCCGCCTGGAAGGAGACGGTGATCCACGAGGGGTTCAACGTCGAGTTCGCCGTGCTCGCCGACGTGGACAACGACGGCAAGGCCAACGAGATCGTCGCGCAGGAGAACGGAACCGGCCAGGCGTGGTACGAGGTGCGCAACGGCGCGTGGGTGGCGCACGTCGTCAGCGATCGCACCTACGGCCATGGCATCGGCGCGGGCGACGTGAACAAGGACGGCCGCAACGACATCCTGACGCCGCGCGGCTGGCTCGAAGCTCCGGCGGATCCGCGCGCCGGCCGCTGGCCGTTCCACCCCGACTGGGAGACGATCAACACGCCGGTCACCGCGCCGGCGAACCCGGCGCCGGCCGCCGCGCCGAATTCACCGCCGCGCATTCTCGAGCTCGGGTTCATGCACGTCGCGGACGTCAACGGCGACGGCCGGAATGACGTGATCGCCGCCGCCGGGCACGACTTCGGCGTGTACTGGTTCGAGCAGCCCGCGGCGGATGGCGTGTGGCGCCGCCGCACGATCGACAACGCCTGGTCGCAGGGGCACGCGTCCACGCTCGCGGATCTGAACGGCGACGGCCGCGCCGACCTGGTCACCGGCAAGCGCTTCATGGCGCACAACGGCGCGGATCCGGGCGAGCGCGATCCGCTCGGCGTGTATTGGTACGAGTTCGGGCCGGCGCCGAACGGCGCGGCCGAGTGGATGCGCCACGTCGCGGACTACGGCGGACGCGTCGGCGGCGGCATGCAGCTGCCGGTCGTGGACATCGACGGGGACGGCGACCGCGACATCATCTGTCCGGGCAAGAGCGGGCTGTTCCTGCTCAGGAACCAGAGCCCCCGTTTCACATCGCGAAATCCCGCGGCGCCGGTGCCCAAGCAGCGCGCCGCAGCCGCGGGCCGTGGAGGGGCGCGCACCGCGGGTCCTTCGTTCCGTACCGTGAAACACCGCGATTCCTGA
- a CDS encoding TIM barrel protein, whose amino-acid sequence MSHAKPALHNAMWPGLVGKGGPDAEPTIDLDTMLDMTAKARAGDTKFDGVDLFLFDPHVSIDASNDDLQRLADKIRAKNLMVGSLVAPVWPPTGGGSAMGGAAEQTAFLTQVRKACTIGRKLEDFGVRRYGVVRIDSACSPGDWAKDPAGNTRKIADTFRKAADIAESIGEKLAIEGEICWGGMHSVQRTLDLLEEVNRPQTVGFQADMAHTLLFTLGYNAPEDRILPENFDWKDQATLDDALKTMTRKLRPWLFDFHVAQNDATVKGSGSHDKTGRHCLPFDPNGKLDIVKHAGYWLRDDSGKVEARVRHICWDGCMFPNAVMTQQKTWDDVLGVMKAVRDAHGWD is encoded by the coding sequence ATGTCTCACGCGAAACCAGCTTTACACAACGCCATGTGGCCTGGTCTGGTCGGCAAAGGGGGCCCCGACGCCGAGCCCACCATCGATCTCGACACCATGCTCGACATGACGGCGAAGGCCCGCGCCGGCGACACGAAGTTCGACGGCGTGGATCTCTTCCTGTTCGATCCGCACGTCAGCATCGACGCGTCCAACGACGACCTGCAGCGGCTCGCCGACAAGATCCGGGCGAAGAACCTGATGGTCGGATCGCTGGTCGCGCCGGTGTGGCCGCCGACCGGCGGCGGCTCGGCGATGGGCGGCGCCGCGGAACAGACGGCGTTCCTCACCCAGGTGCGCAAGGCGTGCACCATCGGACGGAAGCTGGAAGACTTCGGCGTGCGGCGCTACGGCGTCGTCCGCATCGACTCGGCCTGCAGCCCGGGTGATTGGGCCAAGGATCCGGCGGGCAACACCAGGAAGATCGCCGACACGTTCCGCAAGGCCGCCGACATCGCCGAATCCATCGGCGAGAAGCTCGCCATCGAAGGAGAGATCTGCTGGGGCGGCATGCACAGCGTGCAGCGGACGCTCGACCTGCTCGAGGAAGTGAACCGGCCGCAGACCGTCGGCTTCCAGGCCGACATGGCGCACACGCTGCTCTTCACGCTCGGCTACAACGCGCCTGAGGATCGCATCCTGCCGGAGAACTTCGACTGGAAGGATCAGGCGACGCTCGACGACGCGTTGAAGACGATGACGCGCAAGCTGCGTCCGTGGCTCTTCGACTTCCACGTGGCGCAGAACGACGCGACCGTGAAGGGCTCCGGCTCGCACGACAAGACCGGACGGCACTGCCTGCCGTTCGATCCGAACGGCAAGCTGGACATCGTGAAGCATGCCGGCTACTGGCTCCGCGACGACAGCGGCAAGGTGGAAGCCCGGGTGCGCCACATCTGCTGGGACGGGTGCATGTTCCCCAACGCGGTCATGACGCAGCAGAAGACGTGGGACGACGTGCTCGGCGTGATGAAGGCGGTGCGCGACGCGCACGGCTGGGACTAG
- a CDS encoding carboxypeptidase regulatory-like domain-containing protein encodes MGGAIVRVSTLMLLVMCAAVPAAAQSELGTITGTIKDAQGAVLPGVTVTAQNTATNVSTTAVSNSEGVYLVPSLINGTYKVTFMLSGFAPSAREIQVRAGDRLRVDMALDVGAMTEEVRVVAETPLLETTTATRSQVLDQAKVESLPLSGRNPYALAYTVTGVTTQVTRESISFRPFDNGGMDGISINGGVVRSNEFLLDGAPNASREGNAQGSLAFVPSPDAVQEVRVSTNTYDAQFGRTGGGVIAVSIRSGTNRLRGTAYYNHRDASLNSNLFENKVRGIPKEDLFHYNPGFTVGGPVKLPKYDGTNKTFFFYSFEGLKSGIPVSSGERAPTDLERAGDFSQSGAIIYDPLNTVSGVPQPFPGNVIPSSRIDPVARTLMSYMVQPNTTPDASSNNFFARENSRFDTYTSGIIRIDHNFSARHRLFGRYGHNGRRETRAKSGRAEEALTAGYHHRWNNVLSVDLTSTLTPTLLSSARAGWTRHRRLDISGAEDMGGFDPAALGWPSTYTSALPRRFPPIRITDYGGASIGQGGGQDGPSDDFYVLESLTKVMGRHQLKFGAEYRYGISTVENPLGGVNLGNLQFSRNFTSLRPNIANLTAADGGNAFASFLLGYMASTSVQLSPIFDWRSSYTGVFVQEDWRLSNRLTLNAGLRWEYEAPVTETKNQVNGGFDFDALALNCPLCPASGLPAQLKGGLTFADGAFYTKDLNNFGPRFGFTYNATRKAVVRGGYGLTYLDSSTDRGTQTGFTRTTTYVASLDAGRTPANRLANPFPTGVLQPAGPALGPATALGTNISFHTTGRKIPEFHQWSIGMQHELPWRSVVDVSYIGSATRKIGVTQPINDLSRDQILLGDAFLNALVPNPFIGLMPDGGALNTAATIQRRQLLRPYPQFGTISQNLIPIGTRDYQALQISWDKRLSHGVHLSTAYTGSRSVQRTSPLNQGEPLFEEVTADHRPHVLRLTGGWQLPAFDKRGVLLRLLAGGWQVNASTFFRSGITVGMPGNVDLIGDPVLKNPTTARWFNTCTLTTTGARQGCASDTEQPAFRIRAENALDTTGDRLEGVYRSEPFILDMSFFKTIRTGGRTSFQIRVEMFNAFDKVMWPNPNTTITSPQFGMVTETQSNDPRFVQIAFRFSY; translated from the coding sequence ATGGGAGGAGCGATCGTCCGCGTCAGCACCCTGATGCTGTTGGTCATGTGCGCCGCCGTCCCGGCGGCGGCGCAGAGCGAGCTCGGCACGATTACCGGCACGATCAAGGACGCGCAGGGAGCCGTGCTTCCCGGCGTGACGGTCACCGCACAGAACACCGCGACCAACGTCTCGACCACCGCGGTCAGCAACAGCGAAGGCGTGTACCTGGTGCCCTCGCTGATCAACGGCACCTACAAGGTCACCTTCATGCTGTCCGGCTTCGCGCCGAGCGCGCGGGAGATCCAGGTCCGGGCCGGCGATCGTCTGCGCGTCGACATGGCGCTCGACGTCGGCGCGATGACCGAAGAGGTGCGCGTGGTCGCCGAAACGCCTCTCCTCGAGACGACGACCGCGACGCGCAGCCAGGTGCTCGACCAGGCCAAGGTGGAAAGCCTGCCGCTCTCGGGACGCAACCCCTACGCGCTCGCCTACACCGTGACCGGCGTCACCACCCAGGTGACGCGCGAGAGCATCAGCTTCCGGCCGTTCGACAACGGCGGCATGGACGGCATCTCGATCAATGGCGGCGTCGTCCGCTCGAACGAGTTCCTGCTCGACGGCGCGCCGAACGCGAGCCGCGAGGGGAACGCGCAGGGCAGCCTCGCGTTCGTCCCCTCGCCCGACGCGGTGCAGGAAGTGCGCGTCAGCACCAACACCTATGACGCCCAGTTCGGCCGCACCGGCGGCGGCGTGATCGCGGTCAGCATCCGCAGCGGCACGAACCGCCTGCGCGGCACCGCCTACTACAACCACCGCGACGCGAGCCTGAACAGCAACCTGTTCGAGAACAAGGTGCGCGGCATCCCGAAGGAAGACCTCTTCCACTACAACCCGGGCTTCACCGTCGGCGGCCCGGTCAAGCTGCCGAAATACGACGGCACGAACAAGACGTTCTTCTTCTACTCCTTCGAGGGGCTGAAGTCCGGCATCCCGGTGTCGTCGGGCGAGCGTGCGCCGACCGATCTCGAGCGGGCCGGCGACTTCTCGCAGTCGGGCGCGATCATCTACGACCCGCTGAACACGGTGAGCGGCGTGCCGCAGCCGTTCCCCGGCAACGTGATCCCGAGCTCGCGGATCGATCCGGTGGCGCGGACGCTGATGAGCTACATGGTGCAGCCGAACACGACGCCGGATGCGTCGTCGAACAACTTCTTCGCGCGGGAGAACTCGCGGTTCGACACCTACACCTCCGGGATCATCCGCATCGACCACAACTTCAGCGCCCGGCACCGCCTGTTCGGCCGCTACGGCCACAACGGCCGCCGCGAGACACGCGCGAAGAGCGGACGCGCCGAAGAGGCGTTGACCGCCGGCTACCACCACCGCTGGAACAACGTGCTCAGCGTCGACCTGACGTCGACCCTGACGCCGACGCTGCTCTCGAGCGCGCGCGCCGGCTGGACGCGGCACCGCCGGCTCGACATCAGCGGCGCCGAAGACATGGGGGGATTCGATCCGGCGGCGCTCGGCTGGCCGTCGACGTATACGAGCGCGCTGCCGCGCCGCTTCCCGCCGATCCGCATCACCGACTACGGGGGCGCGTCGATCGGCCAGGGCGGCGGACAGGATGGCCCGAGCGACGACTTCTACGTGCTCGAGAGCCTCACCAAGGTGATGGGCAGGCACCAGCTGAAGTTCGGCGCCGAGTACCGCTACGGCATCAGCACGGTCGAGAATCCGCTCGGCGGCGTCAACCTGGGGAACCTGCAGTTCTCGCGCAACTTCACCTCGCTGCGGCCGAACATCGCCAACCTGACGGCCGCCGATGGCGGCAATGCGTTCGCGTCGTTCCTCCTCGGCTACATGGCCTCGACCAGCGTGCAGCTCTCGCCGATCTTCGACTGGCGCAGCAGCTACACCGGGGTGTTCGTGCAGGAAGACTGGCGCCTGTCGAATCGGCTGACGCTGAACGCCGGCCTGCGGTGGGAGTACGAAGCGCCGGTGACGGAGACGAAGAACCAGGTGAACGGCGGGTTCGATTTCGATGCCCTCGCCCTGAACTGCCCGCTCTGCCCGGCCTCCGGGCTGCCGGCGCAGTTGAAGGGAGGCCTCACGTTCGCCGACGGCGCGTTCTACACGAAGGACCTCAACAACTTCGGGCCGCGCTTCGGCTTCACCTACAACGCGACGCGCAAGGCGGTGGTGCGCGGCGGCTACGGCCTCACCTATCTCGATTCGTCGACCGACCGCGGCACGCAGACCGGCTTCACGCGCACGACGACCTACGTCGCGTCGCTCGATGCGGGGCGCACGCCGGCGAACCGTCTCGCGAATCCGTTCCCGACCGGCGTCCTGCAGCCCGCCGGTCCGGCGCTCGGTCCGGCGACGGCGCTGGGCACCAACATCTCGTTCCACACCACCGGCCGCAAGATTCCCGAGTTCCATCAGTGGTCGATCGGGATGCAGCACGAGCTGCCGTGGCGCAGCGTGGTCGACGTCTCGTACATCGGCAGTGCGACGCGGAAGATCGGCGTGACGCAGCCGATCAACGATCTCAGCCGCGATCAGATCCTGCTCGGCGACGCCTTCCTGAATGCGCTGGTGCCGAACCCGTTCATCGGCCTGATGCCCGACGGCGGCGCGCTGAACACCGCGGCCACCATCCAGCGGCGCCAGCTGCTGCGGCCGTATCCGCAGTTCGGCACGATCAGCCAGAACCTCATTCCCATCGGCACGCGCGATTACCAGGCCCTGCAGATTTCCTGGGACAAGCGGCTGTCGCACGGGGTGCACCTCTCGACCGCCTATACCGGCTCGCGCAGCGTGCAGCGCACCTCCCCGTTGAACCAGGGGGAGCCGCTCTTCGAGGAGGTCACGGCGGATCACCGGCCGCACGTCCTCCGCCTCACCGGCGGCTGGCAGCTGCCGGCGTTCGACAAGCGCGGCGTGCTGCTCCGGCTGCTGGCCGGCGGATGGCAGGTCAACGCCAGCACCTTCTTCCGCTCCGGCATCACCGTGGGGATGCCGGGGAACGTCGATCTCATCGGCGACCCGGTGCTGAAGAACCCGACCACCGCGCGCTGGTTCAACACCTGCACGCTGACGACCACCGGCGCGCGGCAGGGCTGCGCCAGCGACACCGAGCAGCCGGCGTTCCGCATCCGCGCCGAGAACGCGCTCGACACCACCGGCGATCGGCTCGAAGGGGTCTACCGCAGCGAACCGTTCATCCTCGACATGTCGTTCTTCAAGACGATTCGCACCGGCGGACGGACCAGCTTCCAGATCCGCGTCGAGATGTTCAATGCGTTCGACAAGGTGATGTGGCCCAACCCGAACACGACGATCACCTCGCCGCAGTTCGGCATGGTGACCGAGACGCAGTCGAACGATCCGCGCTTCGTGCAGATCGCGTTCCGCTTCTCGTATTGA
- a CDS encoding Gfo/Idh/MocA family oxidoreductase encodes MKQLNIGLVGYGFMGRTHSNAFLQAPRYFELPCKPVLKAVAARNEERVKTFAGNWGYESYVTDWRELVNRKDIDVIDIASPNDTHHEIAIAAAKAGKMVMCEKPLGRNAKESREMTEAVEKAGVPNTVWYNYRRVPAVTMIKQLIDEKKLGRIFHYRAKFLQDWTISRDLPQGGEGLWRLDVAVAGSGVTGDLLAHNIDTALWLNGPIVEVTAMTETFVKERKHNLTGKVEPVGIDDASLFLARFENGSLASFEATRYARGHKALYTLEINGEHASAFWDLHDLHRVQYFDHKDEGRVRGWRNVHVTDGDQPYMKHWWVPGLQIGYEHTFIHQFADFAQAAAGGKGLPPTFRDGLATDLVTDAVLKSAKTRQWEKV; translated from the coding sequence ATGAAGCAGTTGAACATCGGTCTGGTCGGATACGGGTTCATGGGACGAACCCACTCGAATGCATTTCTCCAGGCGCCGCGCTACTTCGAGCTGCCCTGCAAGCCGGTGCTCAAGGCGGTCGCGGCGCGCAACGAAGAGCGCGTCAAGACGTTCGCCGGGAACTGGGGCTACGAGTCGTACGTGACGGACTGGCGCGAGCTGGTGAACCGCAAGGACATCGATGTCATCGACATCGCCAGCCCCAACGACACGCATCACGAGATCGCCATCGCCGCGGCGAAGGCCGGCAAGATGGTGATGTGCGAGAAACCGCTCGGACGGAACGCCAAGGAATCCAGAGAGATGACGGAGGCGGTCGAGAAGGCCGGCGTCCCGAATACCGTCTGGTACAACTACCGCCGCGTCCCCGCCGTCACGATGATCAAGCAGCTCATCGACGAGAAGAAGCTCGGGCGGATCTTCCACTACCGCGCCAAGTTCCTGCAGGACTGGACCATCTCCAGGGACCTGCCGCAGGGCGGCGAAGGGCTGTGGCGGCTCGACGTCGCCGTCGCCGGCAGCGGCGTCACCGGCGATCTGCTCGCGCACAACATCGACACCGCGCTGTGGCTGAACGGGCCGATCGTCGAAGTCACCGCCATGACGGAGACGTTCGTCAAGGAGCGGAAACACAACCTCACCGGCAAGGTCGAGCCGGTCGGGATCGACGACGCCAGCCTCTTTCTGGCTCGCTTCGAGAACGGCTCGCTGGCCAGCTTCGAAGCCACCCGCTATGCCCGCGGACACAAGGCGCTCTACACACTGGAGATCAACGGCGAGCACGCCTCCGCCTTCTGGGATCTCCACGATCTGCACCGCGTCCAGTACTTCGATCACAAGGACGAGGGGCGGGTCCGCGGCTGGCGCAACGTTCACGTGACCGACGGCGATCAGCCCTACATGAAGCACTGGTGGGTGCCGGGACTGCAGATCGGCTACGAGCACACCTTCATCCACCAGTTCGCCGACTTCGCCCAGGCGGCGGCCGGCGGAAAGGGGCTGCCGCCCACCTTCCGGGACGGCCTGGCCACGGATCTGGTGACGGATGCCGTGCTGAAATCCGCGAAAACCCGCCAGTGGGAGAAGGTTTGA